A window of Ranitomeya variabilis isolate aRanVar5 chromosome 2, aRanVar5.hap1, whole genome shotgun sequence contains these coding sequences:
- the RPF2 gene encoding ribosome production factor 2 homolog, with amino-acid sequence MSALDRVVKPKTRRAKRFLQHRAPKLTENDKNAMLVKGGNANMTVTQALKDLHSLKKPNCVTYKKKNMTRPFEDPTSLEFFAKKSDCSLFVFGSHNKKRPNNLIFGRMFDFHVLDMIELGLEKFVSLQDVKCAKCPEGTKPLLVFAGDAFEINEDYRRLKSLLIDFFRGPAVSAVRLAGLEHVMHFTAADGKIFMRSYKVLLKKSGCRTPRIELEEMGPSFDFVMRRTHLASDDLYKLSLKRPKALQAKKKKNISHDTFGTQYGRIHMQKQDLGKLQTRKVKALKKRPAEKISAASEDSSPKRSKSE; translated from the exons ATGTCCGCGTTAGATCGCGTAGT GAAACCGAAAACTCGGAGAgcaaagaggtttctgcagcacagGGCGCCCAAGCTGACGGAGAATGACAAGAACGCCATGCTGGTTAAAGGGGGGAACGCCAACATGACTGTGACCCAAGCACTCAAGGATCTG CATTCATTGAAAAAACCAAATTGTGTGACGTATAAAAA GAAAAATATGACCAGGCCTTTTGAAGATCCGACATCCCTG gaattttttgctAAGAAATCTGATTGCTCATTATTTGTGTTTGGCTCTCATAATAAGAAGCGTCCAAACAACTTGATTTTCG GCCGGATGTTTGATTTTCATGTGCTGGATATGATTGAGCTAGGCTTGGAGAAGTTTGTGTCATTACAAGACGTTAAG TGTGCCAAGTGTCCAGAAGGAACAAAACCTCTACTGGTATTTGCTGGCGATGCTTTTGAGATAAATGAAGATTATAGGAGGCTGAAAAGTTTGCTGATAG ATTTCTTCAGAGGACCAGCAGTGTCTGCAGTCAGACTTGCAGGACTTGAGCATGTTATGCACTTTACAGCAGCAGATGGGAAGATTTTTATGCGTAGCTACAA GGTGCTACTGAAGAAGTCGGGGTGCAGGACACCCAGAATAGAATTGGAAGAAATGGGCccttcttttgactttgtgatgaggaGGACACATCTAGCTTCCGATGACCTCTACAAACTGTCTCTGAAACGTCCTAAAGCCCTTCAG gcaaagaagaagaagaacatatcTCATGACACATTTGGTACACAATATGGCAGAATCCATATGCAAAAACAGGATCTGGGTAAGCTGCAAACTCGGAAAGTGAAGGCACTGAAGAAGAGGCCAGCGGAGAAAATATCAGCAGCAAGTGAAGACAGCAGCCCAAAGAGAAGCAAGAGTGAGTGA